One genomic segment of uncultured Desulfobacter sp. includes these proteins:
- a CDS encoding acetyl-CoA carboxylase biotin carboxyl carrier protein subunit: MSEDVLAPLSGKIVSLSVEPGAAIEEDDEILVIEAMKMETPIFAPCSGTVSKIAVKEGDAVEEDDLLAIID, encoded by the coding sequence ATGTCTGAAGACGTATTAGCACCCCTGTCAGGAAAGATTGTCAGCTTAAGCGTTGAACCGGGCGCGGCAATAGAAGAAGATGACGAAATTCTGGTTATCGAAGCCATGAAAATGGAAACCCCCATATTTGCGCCCTGTTCCGGCACTGTGTCAAAGATTGCCGTCAAGGAGGGGGATGCTGTGGAAGAGGATGATCTGTTAGCCATTATTGATTAG